CATCCCGATCTTTGCGCCGCTCTCCCGTTCCTGGAACTTCAGGTATTCCTGCGCCAGCTTTGGCAGCTTATCAAATTCGCGGATTCCGTCCGTCGGCTGCTGCCATCCCTTTAACTTGGTATACACCGGCTTGATGGATTCCAGACCCTTCACGTCCGCCGGCACGACATCGGTAATCTTGCCGTTGATCTCGTAGCCCGTGCAAACCGGAATCTCCGCCAGGTGGTCCAGCACATCCAGCTTGGTCACCACCAGCCATTCCGTGCCATTGACGTGATTGGAGTAGCGCAGCAGAGGAATATCCAGCCAGCCGCAGCGCCTTGGACGCCCTGTTACCGCTCCATACTCCTGCCCGCGGTCGCGCAGCGTATCCCCTGCCTCGTCGAAGATCTCCGTTGGGAAGGGACCCTCGCCCACACGGGTCACATATGCCTTGGTCACGCCGATCACGGTGCCGATGTTCGTCGGACCCACACCCGTTCCCGTCACCGCTCCGCCTGCCGTAGCCGAGGAGGAGGTGACAAAGGGATAGGTTCCATGGTCAATGTCCAGCATGGTGCCCTGCGCACCCTCAAACATCACGCTGCCACCCTCGCGGATCACCGTGTTCAGCAGCACTTCCGTATCCGTCACAAAAGGAGCAACTTGTTCTGCCGCCGCCGCGTACTCCTCATACATCTTCTCCGGGTCCAGCGGATCGGTCCCGAACAGCGCATGGGCAATCGCGTTCTTCTCTTTGCAGGCTGCCTCAATGTGGGTCTTCAAGAGCTTGGAGTCCAGCAGGTCTACCACGCGCAGGCCGCTGCGCGCCATCTTGTCTTCGTAGGCCGGACCAATGCCGCGGCTGGTTGTCCCAATCTTCTGCCGTCCCGGGGCGCTCTCCGCCGCCAGTTCGATCATGCGATGGTAAGGCAGAATCACCTGTGCCCGATTGGAGACGAAAAGCTGCCGGTCGATGTCCACGCCCAGGGCTCGCAGCTTGCCAACTTCCTTCAGCAGCGCGATCGGGTCCAGCACCACGCCATTCCCGATCACCGCCCGGCAATCTGGCCGAAGCACCCCGCATGGAACCAACTGCAGGATAAACTTCTGTCCCTTGATAATGACCGTGTGACCGGCGTTGTGACCGCCAGCATAGCGTGCCACTACGGAGAAACGCTCCGAGAGCACATCGACAATCTTGCCTTTACCTTCGTCGCCCCATTGGGCGCCCAGTACGATCGCGGTTTTCGCTCGCATGAAATTCCAATACTCAGATTTCAATCTGACACACGTACCCGCCACGTCTCTGTTTCTGCTCAAGATTCCTGCAGGAGTTCGTCGGTGCAGATCCCCACACCAGGTTGGATGTCGTGTGACTCTTTGATGATATAACGCATACACCCCCCATGGACAGGGAACCTTCTGCCCCTCTCCGGTTTCGCCCATCCCTTGCAACAAAGCGTCTGAGAAGAACCGGCATCTGAGAATATAAAAAGATCCCCGAGCCTGAGAATATAAAAGATGCCCGAACTGCCCGAAGTTGAAACTGTCGCCGCAGGAGTCCATGCCAAGGTCGCCGGAGATGTGATCCAGTCCGTTTGGTTCAGCTCCCAGCGAGAGCCATTCAAGACGCCTGCCACCGAGATGGAAACCGTTCTCGCAGGTCGCCGCATCCTTCGCGTGCACCGTATCGGCAAACATATCGTCTGTGATCTTGGCTCTGGCAAGGGCCGTGGCAGCGCGCACGCGCATGTAGAAGCCCAGTGGATTGTGCACCTTGGCATGACTGGACGGCTTCTCGCCTGTAGCCCCGACGACCCCGTGGCTCCCCACACCCATGCCGTGCTGGAACTGGCCTCGGGGCGTGAGCTGCGCTTTGTCGATCCTCGCCGCTTCGGACGCCTCTCCCTTCATCCTATTAAGTCAGTTAAGGGAGAGGAGGGGGGAGCGTCCTCTGGCTTCCATGGCACGGGCCAGGAGCCTCTTTCTATTTCACCGGAGGCGTTTGCCTCCCTCTTCCATAGCCGCCGTACGCCCATCAAGGCGGCCCTGCTCAATCAGAAGCTGCTGCAGGGGGTGGGCAATATCTATGCGGACGAGAGCCTCTTCCACGCCGCCATTCGGCCGCGCCGGTTGGCTTGCC
This DNA window, taken from Acidisarcina sp., encodes the following:
- the mutM gene encoding bifunctional DNA-formamidopyrimidine glycosylase/DNA-(apurinic or apyrimidinic site) lyase, whose amino-acid sequence is MPELPEVETVAAGVHAKVAGDVIQSVWFSSQREPFKTPATEMETVLAGRRILRVHRIGKHIVCDLGSGKGRGSAHAHVEAQWIVHLGMTGRLLACSPDDPVAPHTHAVLELASGRELRFVDPRRFGRLSLHPIKSVKGEEGGASSGFHGTGQEPLSISPEAFASLFHSRRTPIKAALLNQKLLQGVGNIYADESLFHAAIRPRRLACRLTRAELGRLHSSLVKVLREAIAQGGSSVSDYVDANGARGFFQLQHHVYLRTGKPCFVCGTPIRRILIGGRGTHYCPACQS
- a CDS encoding adenylosuccinate synthase; translated protein: MRAKTAIVLGAQWGDEGKGKIVDVLSERFSVVARYAGGHNAGHTVIIKGQKFILQLVPCGVLRPDCRAVIGNGVVLDPIALLKEVGKLRALGVDIDRQLFVSNRAQVILPYHRMIELAAESAPGRQKIGTTSRGIGPAYEDKMARSGLRVVDLLDSKLLKTHIEAACKEKNAIAHALFGTDPLDPEKMYEEYAAAAEQVAPFVTDTEVLLNTVIREGGSVMFEGAQGTMLDIDHGTYPFVTSSSATAGGAVTGTGVGPTNIGTVIGVTKAYVTRVGEGPFPTEIFDEAGDTLRDRGQEYGAVTGRPRRCGWLDIPLLRYSNHVNGTEWLVVTKLDVLDHLAEIPVCTGYEINGKITDVVPADVKGLESIKPVYTKLKGWQQPTDGIREFDKLPKLAQEYLKFQERESGAKIGMVSTGPDRDQTMVLPEFQAALAGLDN